The Desulfonatronum sp. SC1 genomic interval TCACCAAAACCCCAGGCTTTTTCGTCAACGGCAAACCCTTGACGACCTTTGGCTTCAAGCAGTTGCAGCAACTGGTGGAGTCGGAAATCGCGCGGATGTACCCACAGTGAGCCGACGCTGAAAAAGGAGCGGAGACGATACCGTGTCCCAGGACAAACCGTCCGATGACACGGCATCGTCACCGCCACGCCCAGCATGAACAGCAGGACCAAGGATAGGCCCATGACCACCGCGGTTCAGGCATGAGTTTGAAATCCATGCCGCAGCCCCCGGCGATGAAGGTCAGGGGGGCCATAACTCTGAACAGCAGGACAAACTCCTAATGCTCCCCTGGGCCTACGCAACGCCTCTCGACGGACCTTGAAACGAACAGGGTTCAGATACGATTGCTTCCACTTAAAATGTCGTTTAACTGAGTGTTGAAAAAGTCCTTATCCACAGTCCGTTTAAAAATCCCAAGTGCAAGGAGCAAAAAAAGTTCAAGGTCGAAGCGTATTTATTCATACGTGAGAGTTTGTACTTTTTGTAGCGACGCAGCAATTGGGAGTTTTTCAACGGACTGTTAAAGGCTTCAACATTTAGGGATGATTTAGAACCTGTTGACATTTCCAGAGTTGAACCGCCCACTTCGCTCAGGGCGTGAAGGTCGCGAAGAAGCTTATCCTTGGCGTACCTCGGGCCTTGAGCGACCAACGGAAGCGGGCGGTCCGTTTCTTCATCCGAGGTTAAAACAATTTTGTGTTCACGGTGCATCCATCATTTCCTCCGAGGTTGGCTTTATGTCCCGCATTTTTGGGCGATCATATGGCTGCCGTATAAAGCTAACCTCAGTACAACGCATAATGCTGACCTCGGCGTCAAGAAATATCTGGCATGTGTTTCTTAATAGCCTGAAATAGTAGAATAAGTGTCGGTTGTTTTTTCGGAAAATGCTTGCAAATCAGCAGGTGTTAAGGCCGGGAATTTTGAGGTACGGAATTATGTGAGTTCCGCATAATAACACTGTTATACAATCCAATACTAAGTCAATAGATCACAATTGTATTCTTTGGATATAAAACATCATGAATGATCAATATGACATTATTAAAGAGGGTCAGACGGAAGATAAAGAGTTAATCATCTTGTGTGGAGTATGTAAAACTGAAACTACACACATCGTTTTAAAATCGATTAGCCATCATTATGGCAACGAAGCCGTCGATGGAAGGACAGAGTATCAGATAGTCCAGTGCCAGGGCTGCAAGTGTCCATCTTTTCGTGATGAAGGTGTCTTTTCTGAGGATTGGGATCCAGGAACTGGTCCAAACGTTAGGGTCCACATTTATCCGGAAAGATCTTCTCAAATGTTGGATTTAAAACACTTCTATGAGATTCCTCCCAATTTAAGCCAGATTTATGAAGAA includes:
- a CDS encoding CorA family divalent cation transporter → MAPLTFIAGGCGMDFKLMPEPRWSWAYPWSCCSCWAWR